The window ACCTGAAAGATCCCGTCGCCCAACTCCGGAACCGATTCCACCAGCTGCCAAACCTCCGACAGCATCACCGGTTTGGCGGCGACCAACATCTCGTCGCCGCTGCGGCCCAGCACCCACATTCGCGCATGCGTGCGCCCGCAGGGCGCCGGCTCCCGGGTGATCCGCACGACGTCGCCGGAACGGAACCGGATGTAGGGGGCCGCCCAGTTGTCCAGATCGGTGGCAACGAGCTCACCGAGCTCACGATCGCCTACCGGCGCCCCGGTGATCGTGTCGAGTGTTTCGGCCAGCACCGTGTCCTCCCACAGCACGTAGCCGTCGTGCTCGCGTCCCTCCCAGGCGGTCCCGGTGTCCCCGGCGCTGGTATAGGTGTACAGGTCGACGCCCCACTGGTCGCGAACCTTCTCCGTGAGCATCTTCCCCAGCGGCATCCCGGCGAACGCGGCGCCCTTGAGCGAGGACAGCATCGCCTTGATGTCGTAACGGTTTTCGAGCTTTTCGAACTCCAGCACCATCGGCAGGAACAGCTGCACAAAGTCCACCTGATATTGCTCGATGGCTTGCAGCACCTGCTCGCCCTGGCCGATCCAGCTGTCGAGGTAAATGGGGATCAGGCCCATCATGTGAAGGAAATCGTCGAAGTAGTTGCGGAACGATCCCGGCGGCATCAGGACCTTGTTGCCCGGGCGAAGTCCGATCTCCCAAAAGTTGCGCGCATAGTGGGTGGGCAGCGGCGGGGCGACCGTCCAGATCTCGGGTATCAGCTCGGGCATGCCGGTCGTGCCCGACGTCGACGTGATCGAGGTCAGCTCCGAGATGTCGACGCACAGCAACCCCCCGAAGGGGTCGCCGGTGCGCTCCCGGTACGCCTTGATGTCGTCCTTGCTGAAGGTGGGGATCTTGCGGGTGAAATCGTCGAGGCAGCCGATGTCTTCGGGCTTCACCCCGGCGCCCGACCACAGCTCCCGATAGAAGGCTGAGCGCTCCCAGGCGTAGCGCACCAGCTCGAGGATGCGCTTCTGCTGAAGCGCCGTGATCTGTTCCCGGCTGGCCGTCTCGATCTCCGGTTCCAGGAACCGGCGCTCATGGTCGACCGCCTTCTTAGGGCTGGCCTGGTCTGCGTGCACGCTTACGTCTACTGTCATCTGCTCCCCGCGAGGTCCTGCGCTGCCGCTCTACCTTACACTGTAACGTGATGGCCGACACATCGGTATAGGTTTGACTGATTGTGCCTGTTGGGAGGAGCGCCATGCCCGATGTCACGTTGTCCGATATCTGTAGCGAGCATCGCCGCCGCTACCCGGACCGACTGGCCGTCATCGACGGCGCCAAGCGCTACACCTGGCCGCAGTTGGATGACCGGGTCAATGCCGCGGCCCGCATGCTGGCACAGCGCGGCGTAGCCAAGGGAGAGCGGGTGTTGTGGCTGGCCCAGACCTCGTCGCGGTTTCTCGAGCTCATGTTGGCTTGCGCACGTCTGGGGGCAATGATTTGTCCGGCCAACTGGCGCCAGTCCGGCGAAGAGATCGCGTTCGTCATCGATGACTTCGACCCGAAGGTGATCGTCTGGCAGGACGAAGAGATCGGCGAGCGGGTGCGCAGCGCCCGCGACCTGGTCTCGTCGAACGCGTCGTGGATCCGGCACGACAGCGACGAACCCGGCTGCTACGACGACCTGGTGGCCGCCGCGAGCCCCGAACCGGTGTGCGCGGATGTGGATGCGCACGACGCCCTGCTTGTCATCTACACCGCGGCGCACTCGGGCCGGCCCGCGGGATCGATGCTCTCGCACCGCAACCTGATCGCGATGGCCCTTCAGACGGGCAAGATCACCAACGCCGACGAGAACTGCATTTTCGTCAATTCCGGCCCGCTGTTTCACATCGGTAACTTCCAGTTCGACTCGCTGCCGGTGTTCGTGATGGGCGGCACGAACGTCTACATCAGGCGGGTCGACGAGGAGGAGCTGCTAAGGCTCATCGCGGCCGAACGGGTGACATCGGCATTTTTGATGCCGCCCACCATCATGAAGATGAAGGAGCTCAATACCACTTTCGGCCTTGATATCTCGTCACTTCGTCCCGGTGCTTTCGCGCCGTTGTGGGGTGACGCGTTGCCGCCCGATACCACCCGCTGGGGCAGCGACAGCGGGGGGTTCGGCCAGACCGAAGTCACCGGCCTGTCGGTCCTGAACGGCTACGGCGGCAAGGGAATCGGCAACTCGGGCCGACCAGGGTCGTTGTGCCAGGTGCGGATCGTCGACCCCGACGGTGTGGAGGTGCCCGACGGGTCGACCGGGGAGATCATGGTCCGCGGCGACACCGTGCACCTGGGCTACTGGAACCGGCCGGAGGTCAACGCCGCCAGGATGCGCGACGGCTGGTGGCACACCACCGACGCCGGGCGCCGCGAAACCGACGGCACCATCACGTTTCTCGGCACATTGACCCGGATGATCAAGTCCGCCGCGGAGAACATCTATCCACCCGAAGTGGAGTCGTGCCTGAGCAGCCATCCCGCCGTGAAGCAGGCCGCGGTGATCGGTGTCCCCGATCCGCGCTACACCCAATCGGTGAAGGCGATTGTGGTGCTCGAAGACAACCAGAGCGCCACCGAGGCCGAGCTGATCGAGCATTGCCGCGCGCGTATCGCCTCCTATAAGAAGCCGAAGTCCGTGGAATTCGTCGATGCCCTGCCGACGGTCGAGGGCCGGGTCGATTATGACGCGCTTGATGACAAGTTCGGCGGCGGCGGATATCCCGGTGGCGCAAACAGCGGCGGCGTCGGCACAACGTGATTCCAACGCATCCGGTCGCTGAACTGGCTCGGTGACAAACGTTTTCACGGTGAGGGCCGCCGACGCGCACATCGGCCTGGTGCAGGCTACCGACGCCCGCAACGGTGCATAGTAAAGGTAAATGATATAACGACTTATATGATCTCCTTGCCGTTGTTGGCGGAGTCTTGCTCGTGATGAGGCTTGCCGTCGAAGCAGACTTGGAAAGTCTGCGCCAGTCGATCACCGCGCAGGCGCTGACCAGGGTGCGCCCGCTCGCCGAGCAAGTCGACCGGACGCAGCAGTTCTCCTGGGATCTCTGGAAGGCAGTATGCGATCTCGGGCTGACCCGACTGTCATTTCCGGAAAGGTTCGGCGGCGACGGCGGCACCATCCGCGCCTACGCCGTCGCCTCGGCGGAGTTGGCTCAGCATTGCGCCGTCGCAGCGCTGTATCCCGGCACGTCCATCCAAGTGGCCGCGGCGCTCATCGCGCACGGTAGCAGCCATCACGTGGCCGCTGTCGTGCCGCGATTGGTTGCCGGCGCGGCGATCGGCGCGTGGGCATTCACCGAGCCCGCCACTGGCTCCGACCCCCGCCAGATCACCACCCGCGCAGCGCGCGACGGCGCCGGCTGGGTACTGACGGGCGACAAGCAATTCATCTCCTATGCCGAGCAGGCCGAGATTGCGCTCGTCTTCGCCCGCACCTCGGACACCACTTTGGGCGCCTTCCTCGTTGACACATCGGCTTCGGGGTGGTCGGTCGGCTCCCCGAGTGAGGTCCTCTCGATGGGCGGCACCGAAGCACGGCCTGTGCGCCTCGACGGAGTTCGGATTCCGCAGACCGCTGCTGTCGGAGCACCAGACGCAGGTTTCGAAATCATGTTGAGCGGGGAGGCATTCGGCAAGGTACGTGCAGCTGCGATCTGCGTCGGTATCGCGCAGCGGGCACTCAGTGAAGCGGCGAACTACGGACTGACGCGCGAGCACCGCGGCTCGCCGATTGCGCGGCGATTCCCGACGATCCAGGCGCTACTCGGTAATGCGGCCGCTCAAGTTCTGGCGGCCGAGGCATTGGTCTTGTCCTGCGCTGATTTGCTCGATCAGGGCGCATCGATACCGGGCGAGGCTGCCTCGGCGCGGCTCACCGCCAGCCGGGCTGCCCGGGAAGCCGCCACCGCCGCAATGCACGTATGCGGTGCATACGGTCTGACCCGTGACATGGTCGTGGAGCGGCTGTATCGCGAGGCGGTGTTCTTCGACGTCGCTCAAGGTGTGGCCGAGATCCAGCAGACAATCGTTGGTCGCGAAGTGCTGACTGCGGCGCAGAAGACGGGTCCCGGAGCAGGGACGCGCTGAACGGCGTCGCTGGGGCCCGCCCGTCAGAAGATGCCGTAGCCGCCGTCTATGCGCATACAGTCGCCGGTATGAAATGACGACGCGGGACTGGCGAGATAGATTGCGATTCCGGCCCAGTCGTCGGGCGCACCCCACCTTTTCAGCGGAATCCTGGGCAAGATCTTCTCGCTGATCGCCGGATTCTCGAGCCACTGGTCGAATACGCCCGAACGGGTCCACCCGGGCAAAAGCGCGTTGGCCCGGATTCCGTAGCGGCCGAACTCGACAGCCAGCGACCGAGTCAACCCGAGCAGACCTGCCTTGGCCGCCGCGTACGCCTGTTCACGCGGCGCACCGAAAATTGCGGCGATACTTGAGGTCAGCACGATGCTGCCACCGTTACCGAGATCGACCATGTGCCGGGCAGCCTCGCGTGCTGTGAGGTAGCTGCCGTCGAGGTCGATCCGCATGAGGGCACGCCATTGCTGCAGGGTCGAATCGAGGAAACGCGGATTCGTCATCGCATTGGCGAGGGCGGCGTTGGCGAAACATGAATCCAACCGCCCGAATTCACCGACGACGCGGGTCATCCCGTTCACTACCGCGTCCTCATCACTGATGTCGACCTCGTGTGCCGCAACCCGATGGCCGTGTTCAGCCAGTCGTTCGGCGGCTGCCTGGCTCCTTTCGGCGTTGCGCCCCCAAATGCAAACATCGGCCCCGGCGCGAGCCAGCCCCTCGGCCATGCCGAATCCAACGCCTGAATTCCCGCCAGTGACAAGCGTGACATGGCCGGTGAGGTCGAGGGGGTGAGTCACCTGATTACTCCAATCGAGGTCGTTCGATGGGTTTCCCCATAGCGTTGGTCTGACTTCAAGCTTTCGGCGTGGTGGCGGCTTTCAGTTCGGTGTGGTGCTGATTGGCCCACCGGGTGAAGGTGGTCAGGGTAAGGCCGTACACTTCAGCGTCTTTCGGGCGGGCGGGATATCACACCGGACCGAGCCACTCTTGTGTCGCTGACCAAGACTTCTCGCCCAGCCGAGCGTGGACCTCCTGCGCCGACACACACGATGGGCTCACCCGCCGGCCCGCCGCGTCTGCGATCACTGATGCGATATCGGCCACCGTGCACGCGTCGCCGGCAAGCTCAATCTCGGCAGCGTTGAAGCGCTGAGGGCTGCCCAGCGCCGCAACGGTCGCCAGACCGATATCCGCCGCCGCGATCAGGGCCACGACCGTGTCCGGGTTTGTGCCGATGAGTAGTTCAC is drawn from Mycobacterium branderi and contains these coding sequences:
- a CDS encoding phenylacetate--CoA ligase family protein; the protein is MTVDVSVHADQASPKKAVDHERRFLEPEIETASREQITALQQKRILELVRYAWERSAFYRELWSGAGVKPEDIGCLDDFTRKIPTFSKDDIKAYRERTGDPFGGLLCVDISELTSITSTSGTTGMPELIPEIWTVAPPLPTHYARNFWEIGLRPGNKVLMPPGSFRNYFDDFLHMMGLIPIYLDSWIGQGEQVLQAIEQYQVDFVQLFLPMVLEFEKLENRYDIKAMLSSLKGAAFAGMPLGKMLTEKVRDQWGVDLYTYTSAGDTGTAWEGREHDGYVLWEDTVLAETLDTITGAPVGDRELGELVATDLDNWAAPYIRFRSGDVVRITREPAPCGRTHARMWVLGRSGDEMLVAAKPVMLSEVWQLVESVPELGDGIFQVVRYADEMERLRVRAGYPPERTGDLDELRRRATGVLEAGLDVPVDVELCPIDDLLATASSVAKFSRVVKA
- a CDS encoding AMP-binding protein; the encoded protein is MPDVTLSDICSEHRRRYPDRLAVIDGAKRYTWPQLDDRVNAAARMLAQRGVAKGERVLWLAQTSSRFLELMLACARLGAMICPANWRQSGEEIAFVIDDFDPKVIVWQDEEIGERVRSARDLVSSNASWIRHDSDEPGCYDDLVAAASPEPVCADVDAHDALLVIYTAAHSGRPAGSMLSHRNLIAMALQTGKITNADENCIFVNSGPLFHIGNFQFDSLPVFVMGGTNVYIRRVDEEELLRLIAAERVTSAFLMPPTIMKMKELNTTFGLDISSLRPGAFAPLWGDALPPDTTRWGSDSGGFGQTEVTGLSVLNGYGGKGIGNSGRPGSLCQVRIVDPDGVEVPDGSTGEIMVRGDTVHLGYWNRPEVNAARMRDGWWHTTDAGRRETDGTITFLGTLTRMIKSAAENIYPPEVESCLSSHPAVKQAAVIGVPDPRYTQSVKAIVVLEDNQSATEAELIEHCRARIASYKKPKSVEFVDALPTVEGRVDYDALDDKFGGGGYPGGANSGGVGTT
- a CDS encoding acyl-CoA dehydrogenase family protein — translated: MRLAVEADLESLRQSITAQALTRVRPLAEQVDRTQQFSWDLWKAVCDLGLTRLSFPERFGGDGGTIRAYAVASAELAQHCAVAALYPGTSIQVAAALIAHGSSHHVAAVVPRLVAGAAIGAWAFTEPATGSDPRQITTRAARDGAGWVLTGDKQFISYAEQAEIALVFARTSDTTLGAFLVDTSASGWSVGSPSEVLSMGGTEARPVRLDGVRIPQTAAVGAPDAGFEIMLSGEAFGKVRAAAICVGIAQRALSEAANYGLTREHRGSPIARRFPTIQALLGNAAAQVLAAEALVLSCADLLDQGASIPGEAASARLTASRAAREAATAAMHVCGAYGLTRDMVVERLYREAVFFDVAQGVAEIQQTIVGREVLTAAQKTGPGAGTR
- a CDS encoding SDR family NAD(P)-dependent oxidoreductase, translated to MTHPLDLTGHVTLVTGGNSGVGFGMAEGLARAGADVCIWGRNAERSQAAAERLAEHGHRVAAHEVDISDEDAVVNGMTRVVGEFGRLDSCFANAALANAMTNPRFLDSTLQQWRALMRIDLDGSYLTAREAARHMVDLGNGGSIVLTSSIAAIFGAPREQAYAAAKAGLLGLTRSLAVEFGRYGIRANALLPGWTRSGVFDQWLENPAISEKILPRIPLKRWGAPDDWAGIAIYLASPASSFHTGDCMRIDGGYGIF